Part of the Epinephelus fuscoguttatus linkage group LG24, E.fuscoguttatus.final_Chr_v1 genome, GAATGTTTTCTagttttcttaatattttataaaaCGCAAttacattttggttttggactgttggtcagccAACACAAGCGATCTGAAAACATTACCTGGAGCTTTAGGAAACTGCAATGGAAGGTTGTCACTATTTTCTGCAACCATAGCACATtgaatatgtttgtgttttggacttttggtctgacaaaacaagacatttgaatgAATCCCAATGAGCAGTGGGAAACTGTGATTAGTAAATGATAGAGAAAATCATCTGTATATTTATTAATAccgaaaataatcattagttgcaagTCCTAATAACAACAAACACCAGGATTGTTTTGCTTGTCCCCCCTCGCCACTTGAGCTCTTAGAAGTGGGGAGAAGACAACCTTCATAGTTCCTAATTATTATGAATGTATCAGCAGTATACCACAGTGTGCCCAAAAatcagttaattaaaaaaaggcttttgagTTAACCTGTAGTGCACCCCTGCATTGAAAATTATACACCTGTGTGCTTAAATGGGCCATGTGAATAGGTGACAATAACAGCTTTGCTATTATACTGCAGATTTTTTGGCACAACAGGTAGGAAACCCCACATTAAATGATGTGAATGGAGCGCAGAGACCCCGGGCCTTTGTTGGCTAACACTTGTTGTACTGCCAGCATGTTTTTTGAGAAGccaggtttgttttttattgttgcctGTGAAACTAGCGAGTCTGACATTTTGGTTCACACTCGGGATaaggtggagaaaaaaatgccgCTTTCAAGTCGGCATTAGTGCGTCAGCCCAGGTTTAAATGTTTGGAGCCCGGCCCCGCTGTCAAGATGAATGGTGGGTTTTTCACAGAGTCAGATGATGGAGAATCCCATTGTGAGGAACAGCACACCGGCCATGTCCACTGTGTGATGTTTCACCTCAGGCTAGAAGGATCAAAGCACCACCCGCGGACCACAGGAGTTCCTCCTGCACAACACGCTTCCTTCCATGTCAAATATCATCAGTTGAAATGTCAGAGATCTTCCTCTGGCTTTGGGTAACCATACACTATATACATACCTACCTATCCCCTTACATGTTGAAATGAGAAGATGAGGCAGGTATGTATTTGGttaatgttttcacacttgcCAGCTCACGCACACACGCTATAATCTTGCCATATTTACCGCAAGCTTTCTCCAAGGCAAGTAGCCATTAAGTCTACAAGAGCTTAACATTACAGCTTGAGTCACACCGCTCTTTCTGTAACGCTGCCGACCACACGTTTAAGACTCGAACAAACCTTTAATCAAGAAGGTGACAGAGAAGAGTCATTGTTATGTAGGGTCAGTGGCTAAATGACTGTTTTCTCTCTGAGTGCCACGAGGTGAGCTTGGAGAGTGGGGAAATGGTAGCTTAAGACTGGCAGAGgataaaacatgaaatatgtGTGGAGTGAAAGGAAGGCTTCAGTGGGAGCGTTCCTCAATGGCTGACACATGCTGGAAAGGCTGGCATACCTTGGCATTCACTGACACTCATCGCTATTGCCTTTCTTTCCCTGTGTAGCATGACTGCACATTCTAAAGCTGACGACCAACAGACCTTGAGgtaataaaacagaacaaaatagCATAGCAGTAAAGATGCTGGGAGGCAGACGGTGTTTTCAGGCATCTGAGATGCGATACGAAGCTCCCACCAATGATGCTTTATCAGAACTGGCTGCGACTAATGATTCTTTTCATTATCTATTGTCGGTTAATGTGATCGTTTAGTCTATGCAATGttaaaaaatggtgaaaaaggGCCCATTTTCATAGGCAGCTTATGAGACAGttggcccctgggcacagaaacacaaagggCCCTAAACCCTCTCCGACACAGGGgtaagacacacagactttgaggTGGCtttgcatcatgtttttgtggttttgtgtctctttgcagctcctTTGCACCTCTCTGTGAtcttcttgtgtctctttgtggtcattttgagccTCTTCCTGGTGGctacgtgttaatttgagtaatattttgcaagtgaaggccagggggaCCCCTTGACTATTTGGGCCCCTGAGCCTGTTTCAGAGCCCAAGTGTCTTCTGatgtcttgtcttgtttgaCCAAAAGTccaaaagatattcagtttacaaagaTTTAATGGAGCAGAGAATGCTTGGTATTGTTTTTTACTATtcttgcttgaaaaatgacttcaaagatcAATTATCAAAACCGATAGTTTTTCTGTCTCAGAGGCAGGATCATTTCAAACATATAGCTAACTAGAAGAGTACGGCTTTAGAGTGTGatcataggtgtagatttctgGGGATACGCAGGGAACACATCTCCATCGATAATTAGAATGTGTATTTTTCCCTGCCAAGAAACACATGAAAGTAGAAGAGCACTTGTGGTGAATGTGGTGATTTTTTTGTGCACAAAtcagtgcataaaaattcaccataACTGTTGCAGGTTataactgttgttgttgtttgacgctcaaaattttctggcggAGGACTCCCCCACCCCCAAATGCTGAAatgaaacctacgcccttgacTGTGATCACAAAAGTCATTCAGTATAAAACTGTAAAACCTGATTTTATGAACAGtaaatgaaaatgcagcagctcctttgttcaacaaacacaacaagtgtgtgaatgtttaatgTGAGGTCTTCCTTCCTATCTTTCCTAAAAAGGCTGTGTTGTCTTTGCCAGGATTAAGACATCCAGCAGCTAAGACGATATAGAAGAAGGTGAATCACTGTTTGATGAATACAGCACACACAAAAGGGGTTCAGTTAttcttttgtgttgtttttatgtctctAGATTTAAGCTAGCCTTGCACACTAGGCCCAGCTCACATGCATGTGGCTCTAGCATGCACCTGGGTTTGTATAAGCAGGCAGATGGCCTTGTTAAACGCCTATGCGTGTGTCTCTGCTACTGGTTGGGTGAATGGAGGCCATCTGGGATTGGCCAGGGCTTCTGTGAATGGAGCCGGGGAgcgccattcagcaccgcggacagctCCGCGCCACCGTGGagctgtccgcggtgctgaatgcaGCCCTGATGGCACCGCGTGCTCACAGCGGCCGTTTCCCGGACACCCATTACAACCCACTCTGACCCACCTGCGTGCGCTACGAGCTGGTAAACAGTGCATGGCAATCAAACAGCGAGCCCGGGCCTAGCCGACACGAGGCCTGCAGCGCGGGGCCTGGTAATGAGCAAACACAAGTCGAAGCGAAGAAAGCCTTCCGCCACATTAGGCAGGGAAACCACCTCTTGACTTTAATGAAACGCTCTCGATATGGAGTGGGCGGCCATGATGAACACCTGGCGGACTGCgacaacacacacaggacacacaggCTCCAGGAGTTGTTTGCATATGCCAACAGCCTTCCTTCCTGCTCATTAGATTGTTGTAAACGCCAGGCTGTAAACGCTCGAGCACCAGAGCAGCTCTAACAAGCCCATATCTAGGTTATCGATGGCTGATCAGGCGGATTATGGGCTGCAATGTCAAAGAACAGCGCGTGGACTAAAAGGGGAAATGTGTAAAACAGTGTGGATGCTGAAAAACACGAGCAGGGCCTCCATCTGCACATTAGCATGGGGCCTAAACACAATGAGGAGATGAATGAACATGAGGCCCGGAGCCGGGAGTCTCCTTGAATCTGTCATCCGTCTCCATGgcgacaggaggaggaggaggaccaaAACTGGCATCTATCCGGGCCCAAATCAACAGATGGCCACCACATcaaccccccctccctccctccaaaCACCCCCCACCCGCCCCCTTCCCTCTTGCAGCCTACCTTGCACTGCTCCATGCACGTCCTCACTGAATATTCCCCCGGCTCATATTTCTGAGTCAGGAGCTCAAAGTCCTCGTATTTCTCCTGGGCGTGCTGGTCGTAGCGCTGGTACGCCTGGACGCACAGGCTGCATCTGCTCGTGTCGCCATCGCCGAGCACGTCGAGGCTGCAGTTCAAATTGTCCGGACTTGTCGAGCCGTAAAACAAATCCAGCAGAGAGTAGGAGTTACAAAAGGAAAGGTACAAATCGCTCATATTTACAGCCCGCGTCCCCTCTCTGTCGGAAAGGCCCTCGCACAAATCGTCGGCATCTGCGAAAGTAAAGCAGTATTTAGATAAACTATCCTGGTGGTAAGTTTCAAGCGGACACAAAGTAGAGTTTCCTATAAAAATATCATCTGTGTTTCCTCTGAGGCTGCTGTGTGCTGAGTGGGTCTGGGGTGAGAGGAGGTGGGAGGATGCGAACTTGACCGGGGTCCGGGCCAGTGTGGCCTCGGCGCAGAACCACAGGtgatcagagaggaggatggtTAAGAACAAGAGGGATGCCAAGGACAGTCGCCATCTCTGCGCCCTCTCTGAGTCGGTGAATGGCTTTTGGTTGTCGCGGGGGGGCTCTAGCCAGATTTGGAAGCCGTCGTCATCTTCTTGCTGCCAACACGTCCCAGCACCCCTGGTCATATTTTGGGAACCGGCCGACTCCACCGTGGGGGCTCCTCTGCCGCAACAGTCATTGACGTGGGGTCCGCTTCGCGTTTTCTTCCCCTCAAATGTCAGGTGGTGGGTTGTCCCGGCTTGCCTTTGCGTTCAGCGGTAATTCCCATTAAAATGAGCGTGGGCCGGATGGGAAATTAGACGCTGGCGACCACGGGCCGCATCCTCCATGGCTGACCGGTGAAGTCGCTGTCCTCCCGCCCGCCCTGAGCTCCGCGCCGCGCCGCTCCGCTCCTCTGCGTAGCCTCGACTCCGTTTTTAGAAACACTCACCGACGCGTTTACGTTTTCCCTGGCCTCGGTCGTGCAGGGACAAGGGCGCTATCCTCTTCCAACATGGCGaagctgtctgtctttgtgtcggCGGATGGGCCTACAGCCTGTAACAgacctcttttctttttcaagccCTCACCGTCTTCATCTCGCTGCCGTTGTCAAGTTGCCGCCATGTTCGCCAAGAGacggtgtgtgtttgcaggaatCTGCGTCAAGGCAGCGGCAACAACCACGAGCATTTCCGGTTGTagccttcaaaataaagatCGCAGTCTgacgtgttttgtttttgtgccatTCTGTGTGATTTGAAAATTGATGTTTCCTGTGTCCTGTTTTCATTAATATTAGCAGCAAGGGCGTATAGGTTTGTTTCAACAATATTTGCACAACATATCAGACTGTATATAATacttactcttttttttttaatttattcttatttattcgAGTTTAGTCAGTGTGTATTTCAGTGGTGTCAGAGCAACTCGCAAAGTAAGAATTTCATTACCTGTAACCACATTTATGTTTGCTGTGTACATGATAAGAAAGCTCTTAAATCTTGAATAGCTATGAGCTTttcctgcatcagtttatggtgtaaatgcttttaattttgtcaaaagtAAAGTCATctgctactttaatgttttttggggggtaaaAAGCACATGTTCTGAATATTGAGTTTGCCCCCTGTGTCCTTCCTGAAGTCTGCACATGCCAGTCATATTGTTTCAGTTGAAGCAAAACAATCCAGCATTTTCACAGGGAAAAAGTTCAAGCTAGAGAAGTCAGAGCAAATAAACATAATTATATTTTTGCTATCTCCTGAGCCCAGGTTAGGAGCCACTGATATACCAAAGTCCAACTTTCTCATTTgctcaaaatgcattttaattgttttgttatAATGTTAAAGCTTTTAAAGCAAATATATGCTGACTTAAAACCTACTGGTGTTTTTACAAATGTGCACTATTTGGCTCAGTATATCACTAAATAATGTTAACTGCGTTTTGTAACACAGCAAAATTATATTCCATAAATAGTGTGTACAAATAACTGCATGCATAGTTTGAGATACATATTGTATTTTACTTTGAAGGTCAAATCGCCTTACATCCGGTATTATTCTACCTAATTTTGCTACCTTAACAAACGTCTCCATCTCTGACGTTATGCGCGCGCATGCAGTCACCGCATCCCTCGGCGCTGAGGTGCGTCAAGTCAGAAAGAGCCCGCAAAAATGTCAccagaaatgttttaattatgacTTCAGAATGAAAGCCTGTGATTTCAGTCTCCAGAATACACACTGTCTCAGCTGTTTGGGTGTATATTAGAAAAATTAAGATTAAACAACACTTGCAAGTAAAAGCATGCAGGTGCGCAGAGGATGTGAAACAATAACGTGCTGACTGGAGGAGGAGAGTTTGTGatgactgttttattttgaaatttccaCCAGCAGACATTTCTATTCTCTATATTGCGGTGGTCTTGACACTGTGCCAGTCAGACAGGTTGGTACTCACCTGGTTTCAGCCTCAGGCAAGATGCTCTTATCAAAAGACAGGAGCCTGTTTCCTCTTTAAAGGACAATACCGACGCTTTTCCATGTTTCAATCCGTTAAAATGAAGTGCACTTTATAAAACAACCACCACATATCAAAAGCACAGGCTACTGTAGTGATTTAGATCTCAGAGTGTGTTTGCtctcatttatttctttatatatTTGGAAAAATCTACCTgccaagacttttttttcctcctaaaGTTGTGTTATTGTTGCATGGTGATGCAGAGCAGATGTTTAAATCAATGAGCGCTTACAACTCCATTATCACTCTGAGACAACTCTAACAATAATTAAAGCACACATGGTGTTTATTCAAGCCAGTCTCTGCCAGTgaagtggtgcagtggttgCAAATCAGATAACAGGCTAGGAACCAAAGATGTTAGTATTGGTTAATTTTGTTATCAATAGCTTGACACCCATTAATCAGTAATTAACcaattaattttaagaaaaaaggaGGTCTTTTCCTTTAATCCAGCTCTCCATTGATCCAgtaattttttgttgttggctgTGCTAACAGACAGCCGGCTAGCTGGTTTACATGAGGACACATAATGGCTACTTCCTACCCTcctgtctccactggttagctaataTTAGCCTTGGCTGctggtctggtgggagctagctagtggcGGCACTCCTTCTGCAGTTACTACTGGTttgctgcagaaacattgtGGCCAACCTTTGGTCTCCCGCCAGGTAGTTCTGATGTGAAAGTGTCTACATTTCGAgctgcaaaacccctttagcactgttagctaTGTTAGCACTACTAGCCGTGCTGAcgctgctaacactgctaacagAGCTCACagtagttaacaatgctaaataGAGACAACGGCTCATTGAACAACTTACTCACTGCTGTTCTGCGCTCAATGCCGCTCAAAAATATTCTCGACCATTAACCCAACAGTGGTTAAGTGTTAATATCCCTGAAAGGAACCAGACAAAACACACTGTAGTTATGCCACAAAAAGCTGTGTGTGGTTTTTCAGATTTTCCTCCAGATGATTTTACCTCTAAGACCTGGaatacagatatttgttttactGCCCAGAGTCAGGAAATTCAGAGCTAGATGAGCCACAGTTGGGTGAGGATGTGTTGAGGACGAGTGATTTGTCCATCTGACATTTCAACAACAACCAGTTTACGCAAAAGTGGATGTtggacaaatacaaacaaatattaATGAACTTTGTGAGCAGTTATTGGTGAGGCTTAAGATGGAGCTCGATTCTCTGTTGTTTTGATTGAATTTCTTCCTAGAGGATGGGCCGTGCTAATTGCTGCAGACAAACCTCCCCTGCAGCCATGAGCCGCCTGTGTTTAGTCTCATTTATTTCAGCTAAGTGCATACAGCCGCTGGTTGTCTCAGGGCTGCTTCCACACCATTTGTTTCTGCTTGTGTCCAGCGTGCTCTGCTGGTACCATCTCTCCAGTCGCTACAGCCGGCTTAATTAGAGCATTTATCCCATTAGGACATGGTATTTCTGCAATGCTAGCTTTCAGTGGCTGTTTGCTGTTTCCATCTCCTGATCTTTAGGACTGATAATCTGCTCCAAGACAAACAGTTGTGCTGCAGCGACACAATGCATCCTACACGCAAAGCCACGCTGAAATAAGCACTAGTTGAGTACCTCTAATTAAggcctgtcaatcaaacactcACTCGCATCACCTGGAAATAGTCCAGAGTGGGCGATGGGTTACAGAGTGCTAACTGAGGCACAGTATTGATTTGTTTCGGGTAATGAAGATCATTTTGTTCTCTTCGACAAAAGCTGTACAACTCTTACATAAGCCAAAGCCAAGAATGTCTCAAAGgtaaaattttaattaatttctttAACAAAATTACAAAACCTACAGGGAACACTACAACATGTCGACAAGAGCCATTATTCACAGTATATGATTGAGAACAGGTACCTCATCACTTTTACTTTGGAAATGTATTCATGCGGCATTTACGCACAACAATGCCCAGGGCACCACAGGCAGCTACCTGCACCCTAGAGGCGACGATAATGAAGGTTATAACATATCAATGAGTCCCAAGGCGCATTGGTGACATTTTTTAAGACAGGAAAACATGGCCACATCTTTGCTGGAGGGCCTTGAGCTGAACCGGTTTTAACATACCCCTGTGGTGTCCCTCGGTCTCTCTCTGCCAGCTGAGTGCACGCCAAAGAGCTGAGGCAAAGGCCATCCCTCCACACAGACGCTCGTTTTAACTTAATCGccagtttttttaaaacaagactCCAGTCAGAGCAGTTCAGTACTTTAAACCAATTCCAGATATTTATTAGAGTTGTATTCAACATGTGATTACATAGACATAAAAGCACAAAGGCACAGGTCACAGGTCAAGACTCGATACAGTAATCCAATTTATTTGCCTTCACCAAATTCACACACAAAGTTCAGTTTGTTCATCACTAAAAGTACTGCTAGGCCTCAAAAACCTGATGATGGCACAGTGATGTTACAAGCTTTATCTCAGTTTGGGCTTCAGATGTAAAAATCTGATCAGTAACTCAGACTGCAGATGTGGAgtttaaaaaaagcttttagagGAAAGGGAGGTCTGATGAAAGATACCATCCAGCTGCATTTCAGAAATGCCGGATTCGATTTTTTTGCAGCTTGACTCATAATAGGGACGACAGTCAGGATACCTCAGCCTCAGCTGCTTCAATTTGGACCATTCGAGTCCCCCAATTCTACTTAACTATAACACCACATTGATGGAGTGTCCCCTCAAAATTGAAAAATAAGAATAGGCCTATTTTAGACTGTTAATGGTGGAATATCCCCTGGCTGCTGCGCTCTCATCAGATTCTCCAATGTGGACTGAAATTTACACCAGTATCATATCTAACTACAGGACAACAAAGCAGCTTCATTTGTGAGACAGTATTCTTATATTCCCAGATTCCAATTCTCAGAATGAAACCCCTCAATCTGTTACAGCAGAAAACCTATTTTCCTTCCcataaaatgtgttaataaCTAAAAAGTTTAAAGAGAGGGtaatatctaaaaaaaacagaataatcagcttcactatttgaatatttcataaTGTAATTCTAACTTTTAAAATTCAATATCCAATCATTGCCTTCCGGTCTTTTACATTGGCCTATTAACTTAAAATTAATATCAAGCAGCCTTAATCACTCATTAGGAAGACCAAAAATAAATCTCATAAAGTTCGCATGAAAGCCCTGAGAATTAACAAACCAGTAATGTACAGTGTAGTTATAAATCACATCACTTACCTCACCCTTAACAGtgtttttgactgtttttaCTGCTAATCTTGTtggaaattaattaaaatgtgaGCTATATGAGTATTTCTCTCCAGTGTCAACATAAATCTTGTGTATGTATCACCAGAAAATCAAACTAAGTAGTCATTGTCATTCATCAGATACCCTGCTTTGATAGAGTCAGTCACCCATGAGTCTCTTATAATCTTAAATTTCTTCCGGAAGCAGCGCCTCAGAGTCCTTAACTCCAGAAGTCTTGTTTCCTCTGTGATAATGACATGAGAGACTCCTTCCTTTAACTTCTGCACTACCTTCCCTCCATGGTATCGAAACTCCAGCGCCCTGATGTCCAAACAGGTGGCAGGTATGGTGGTTTCCGGGTCTCCTATGTCGGCATAGCCGTCCATGTAAACCACGAAGGGTCTGAACATGCTGGTGGGAAGGTCCTCCCAGCCGTACCGCTGCTCCACCTGGCTGACGTTCACTGCCGCATCTGCGTTGCTGATCCGGTCAAACACCTCGTGCAGCTGCTGCTCGTCGGTGTCCACAAAGTAGCTGTCGCCGTAGCTGTCGTACTCCTTGGCAAAGTGCTCCCTGGTGGAGGGCGACATGTGGATCATGTGACGCGGTTGCCACGGGACCACTTCCTTCTGGTCAAGGCACTCCAGCAGCCAGGCGGCCCACACCACATCGTGCTGGTTGCAAGAAACCAGGTTCTTCACGCGCATGTTCTCCACGCCGGCAATCACGCAGTAGGTATCCCTTCCTGGGTTTTGAACCACGATACCTCCACATCTGATAAGAAGAAGACGCCAGTTATCGGTTAATTGGTTATTCAGAATAccttaaaacatgatgatgtgactgttacaagaaaaaataactaaaaagtTTAACTCATAGAtcataaaatgcagcattggTCAATTCAGTACACTGCTACAGCCTCACTTGGTCCGGTATGACCTGTAGCTaatggtggctaatgttagcgaATGTAAGCTAATTTTAGATAGACATTACTGTTTGACATCACCGAGCCACACGGTTGACTTCACAACTCTTCTCTTGTTGTGATTATGctccacagatttttaactttaaagggtaactttggtatttttcaaccagggccctatttttccatgttttttgtgtctgagtgagcaatgggaACACCAATTTTTGAGTTACTtagatacaaaaacaaagaaaaatatggTTCAGGTCaaaaagttaccctttaactgACAAAAAAGGCTTTTCTCATGTTACCTGGCCACGCCCTTTTCCAGCTCCGCCTTGGGGTGATCCTCTGTGCCATTCAGGACACAGAACTCCACATCCTCAAACATATCTGTCTCCTTGGTAACCCCAGAGAGGTCCTGGGGCTTAAAGTGGTCGATGATCCCCACCACCTTCTTGGGTTTGACTGGCAGCTTGCGCTTCTTCTTCTGCGGTTCGTCACCATCGATGCGAAGGTGCCGTGAGGCTAGCTTCCCAGATGCCTTACTGCGGAACTGATCCAGGTCTGCCAGAGTCATGCACTGGTGCCACTCCTTGTCATCGCGGATCTTCTCGATCCTGGGGAAACGCAGAGTGCAGTTGGTTTTATACATGTCACTTGAGACTATTTCAGCCGCCCGGACCTGGATGATGACCGAGTTGCAGGGTTCAATGTAGGCTTCTGGTTTCTCTGTGCCACACAGGATGGATGCTGGAGGGTCATTTTTCCGATAGACTTTCCAGTGCTTGGCTAGCTTTAAACCGAGGTCATACAGCTCCTTCATGGTGTAGCCAGAGCCGATGCGACAGAGAGTGTGGAAAACTGAGGGCTTCTCGCCAGGCTTTGGAGCTTCGGCAACAGCACATAAGAAATGGGACATCATACCACCACGTCTCCCTTTCCCCCAGTAGCCACCAACAATCAGCAGGTCGAGCTCATCCATCAAGCCGTCCACATATTCTGGCTTGATTTTCAGCCATCCCTCCCCCCGCTTGTCTGGTTTGTATATGGACGAAGGATCCTTCACCATGATCCCCTCTTCTCTGTTGTCAATGGCGTCATTGAGCGCATTCACTACCTCCTGCATGGTTCTAGCATCGGCCTTTGGAACCAGGTGCATCCTCCCCTTGACTGGAGTGAAAACTGTCTCAAGGGTCTCGTAGCGCTTCTTCAGTGTTTCCTTGGCAAGCTTCTGGTCATTGACcaacaacacatcaaacacGCAGAAGCACGTCTGTAGCTCAGAGTCGTCCATGAGTTTCTTGATGTCGAATTTGCTCCCCTTCTGCATGAAGGCCTCTGTGGTCGGATTGTACGCCATCATCTCACCATCGAGGATGCAGTTTACAACATGGTTTTTAAAAACGTTGTGGATGTAAGGTGTGAGTGAGCCCTCCAGTGGGGATCCTCCAAACTGCTGGGTGTACTCAAAAGCATTTCTGCTAAAGTACTTGTACACATCCCCATCTTTGTGCAGCTGTATACGCTCTCCATCCAGTTTGGTCTGAATGTAAAAAGGACTGTTTCCCATCTGTTTCTCCACAGTGCGGATGTTGGCCACGGCTGCCAACATTGGCTTGAAAGCAGAGAAGAGTCCGATAGAGACTTCGCTTAAAGACACGGAGGGGTTGTGGAGCTGCTGGCATACCTTGTTTAAGTCCGTGTTGACATTGTAGAGCTCAGCAGCATCCGGGTGGAAGACCTGGAGAACAGTTTCTTTGCTGATCCCGAGCTTCATGTCCTTCAGAATCATCCTGATGAGCCACTTTTGTTCGAGAGCTGTGCTCTGGGTGATGAGGTGCAGCAGACTCTTTTTCACAAGATCCTTCTGCTTGCTAGCGTTATTGATCGCCACTGAATCCAGAAAGTCATTGACTTCTTTGATGCTGAGGTTTCCTTGGCTGGTGCACCGTTTCTTCAGCACAAAGTACGCCATGCTGGCAAAGTCTCCAGCATCTCCTTGGGATATAGTCGGAGCACGGTAGTTCAACAGTTTATTAGCCTCTGGACCGTTCTTTGGAAGTCCTAATACATCGATGTAGAGTTTAGCTAACATGCTCTCTTTGATGCCATATGCCATACGCTCTCGTTCGAAAGGCGGCACTATGAGGCGCATAGCTGGGTAGAAGGAGTCTGTTGTTTTGGGGTTGTCCTTGTGGAGCACAGAGTGAAACTTCCTCCATGACTCAATGAAATCCCTAAGGATCCTGGATTTATCTGGACGGAGTTTAGACTTCTGGATTTTGTCTAAAGTGGTACAAAGGTGAAAGAAAGGAACCTGAGCAGCAACAGAGGGCTGACCTGCAGCAACGGAGGGCTGATCTGCAGCAACGCTTTTAGAAGTTCCCTCCATGGTGAAATCTGAAATACATGtcaaagattttatttttttttttaaaatagccTGGTAGTAGATTAACAATTCACTTTGCAGTTTGTGAATTCTGTccaataaatgaatgaatcagttaATTGACAGAAACATAATCAGAAACTGTTTTGATGTAGGACAGGCACATGTAAGCA contains:
- the LOC125885089 gene encoding NALCN channel auxiliary factor 1-like → MTRGAGTCWQQEDDDGFQIWLEPPRDNQKPFTDSERAQRWRLSLASLLFLTILLSDHLWFCAEATLARTPVKFASSHLLSPQTHSAHSSLRGNTDDIFIGNSTLCPLETYHQDSLSKYCFTFADADDLCEGLSDREGTRAVNMSDLYLSFCNSYSLLDLFYGSTSPDNLNCSLDVLGDGDTSRCSLCVQAYQRYDQHAQEKYEDFELLTQKYEPGEYSVRTCMEQCKTAYKPWLCAQYFPTTQQSCQRKVPCHQYCLEVQQSCPFILPDNDDLIHGGSPSFICTGLLGDHLSDNEAECCDVRWDSKMDNPSGGTLKRTASSCQPEGASVTSAATPRLCSGRLKICLLALVLLHTVIIISASHNSTLVGVAAIFSPEESASNEE
- the lig4 gene encoding DNA ligase 4, which codes for MEGTSKSVAADQPSVAAGQPSVAAQVPFFHLCTTLDKIQKSKLRPDKSRILRDFIESWRKFHSVLHKDNPKTTDSFYPAMRLIVPPFERERMAYGIKESMLAKLYIDVLGLPKNGPEANKLLNYRAPTISQGDAGDFASMAYFVLKKRCTSQGNLSIKEVNDFLDSVAINNASKQKDLVKKSLLHLITQSTALEQKWLIRMILKDMKLGISKETVLQVFHPDAAELYNVNTDLNKVCQQLHNPSVSLSEVSIGLFSAFKPMLAAVANIRTVEKQMGNSPFYIQTKLDGERIQLHKDGDVYKYFSRNAFEYTQQFGGSPLEGSLTPYIHNVFKNHVVNCILDGEMMAYNPTTEAFMQKGSKFDIKKLMDDSELQTCFCVFDVLLVNDQKLAKETLKKRYETLETVFTPVKGRMHLVPKADARTMQEVVNALNDAIDNREEGIMVKDPSSIYKPDKRGEGWLKIKPEYVDGLMDELDLLIVGGYWGKGRRGGMMSHFLCAVAEAPKPGEKPSVFHTLCRIGSGYTMKELYDLGLKLAKHWKVYRKNDPPASILCGTEKPEAYIEPCNSVIIQVRAAEIVSSDMYKTNCTLRFPRIEKIRDDKEWHQCMTLADLDQFRSKASGKLASRHLRIDGDEPQKKKRKLPVKPKKVVGIIDHFKPQDLSGVTKETDMFEDVEFCVLNGTEDHPKAELEKGVARCGGIVVQNPGRDTYCVIAGVENMRVKNLVSCNQHDVVWAAWLLECLDQKEVVPWQPRHMIHMSPSTREHFAKEYDSYGDSYFVDTDEQQLHEVFDRISNADAAVNVSQVEQRYGWEDLPTSMFRPFVVYMDGYADIGDPETTIPATCLDIRALEFRYHGGKVVQKLKEGVSHVIITEETRLLELRTLRRCFRKKFKIIRDSWVTDSIKAGYLMNDNDYLV